One genomic window of Actinomycetota bacterium includes the following:
- a CDS encoding translation elongation factor-like protein, translating to MEKQVGRVTHYFGKVGVAAIELEDELKVGDTIHVKGHTSDWTQKVESMQIEHRQVQQAGPGDVVGVKVIEHAREHDVVYKVIEE from the coding sequence ATGGAGAAGCAGGTGGGAAGGGTGACCCATTACTTCGGCAAGGTGGGCGTGGCGGCCATCGAGCTCGAGGACGAGCTCAAGGTCGGGGATACCATACACGTGAAGGGGCACACCTCCGACTGGACGCAGAAGGTGGAGTCCATGCAGATCGAACACCGCCAGGTCCAGCAGGCGGGCCCCGGCGACGTCGTCGGGGTCAAGGTCATCGAGCACGCCCGCGAACACGACGTGGTCTACAAGGTCATCGAGGAGTAG